The following DNA comes from Vespula pensylvanica isolate Volc-1 chromosome 5, ASM1446617v1, whole genome shotgun sequence.
CGTCGGACGTTATAGACTCGGCGACGTCGTCGGGACATTCGGTTACTCATTCGTGAGCTCGCGCATCCTCGTTTTTTCGCGCGTTTCCGTGGCGTGTCGGTGTCGGTGGTGTCGTCGTTGGCCCTCGTCGTGCTCGTGCTCGTGCTCGTACAACGAGCGCCCGTACACGAGAGCCCAAAGAACGCCGTGATAATATCGTAACGCAGCCTCCTGGAACTCGCGCCTTTCCATCCTTGGCAGTGAGGTGACAACTCGTAACCGGATAAATCCGGCTAAATCACTCAATAAGTGATACGAAACTAATCAAGGTACAAGAGCCTAAGGATAAAAGCTCGAGGAGGATCGAGGCCAACCCTGAACGATCGCTTGACCTTGGAGCACGAGGTGACCACAGTGTCAGTAGGAAAGGAGACTATACTGGCTGAACAGAGGGAACCCCTGATCAAAATCTCATATGCCTCGAACAACGGTCAGGTAAAGGGACTCGTTTATCGGAGATCGCTGCCGAATCGGTTCGCGATGAGCGAGCAAGATGTGGACGACGTTGCCTTTTTGACAGGTGAGGGATCATCTCCGAGCTCAACGCAAACACTCTTtcctgctttctctctctctctctctctctctctttcaagatTTGTTGATGTCCcgtacatctctctctctctctctttctcttccaccaCCTAGCAGAGTTTACTCGTGTTTCGTTTTCATTTGGAATTGCCCGACCAGATGGCCCACTTACGGCTTTACCGAGCTGCGAATAGACTGCACGAGGAGCACGTGCGTACGATCAATAAGAGGGAAGCTTCTGTCcaatctttcgaaataaagCGCGCACACCTACTACCCCTTGCTTCTCCCTACCTCCctacctctctccctctcttcttcccacGCGTCCTGCCGATCCTTTACTCTCATTGATGAGTTCGTTTATCGAGAGTGCTTTATTGGCAACGACCAGGATAAAcgcggctctctctctctctctctctctctctctctctctctctctctctctctctctctctctgacggCCGCATAATGATACCCAACCTTCCCTactcctctctcctcctcctttccttcttcttctccttctcttcgacTATTATTCCGTCCTTGTTACACCTAGTGCAAGGTCTAGCGGGATGCTCGACCCGTTCAAACGGAAGTCGGTCGGAACGATAAGGCAGCTTTCAAGGATTTCAAATGGCCCTTATAACGACGTGAAAACTAGTTCGAACGAGTTACGCGACTCCGTTCTTCCATCGTCGTTCACGTCGTTTCGTCCACGCGTATCATTGCTTATGAGTCCCACTCGAGCGTACGTTTAATGCATTGAGACGCGATCTCAGTACCGTTGAAACTCGTGGAAAATCGGAACGTAATGTTCCAACTCATGCGGTTGTTTTCTAGGATTCTGAGCATAACCGCATTAACGTCATTGTAGACTGACGTCGAGCAGTTCGAAATCCGGGTCAAGTGGCTAGTGGAAAGTATGAAACTTTGATATGGTTCGTACGCGAGAAATTCTCTTATgctcgaaaaaagagagtttTTATGGCATTCCAAGCTTCTCCCTCGTATCATCATTACCCCCTTTCGGTGACTTTCTtttcacgaacgaacgaattcgcGCGGGCTTTGTTCGCGTGgtccaaaaataaaatacgaattttCCCGCGATAAGCTCTTTCCCATCGACATCGTAGCCCCGTTTCAAAACTCAAGAGTCTCACAAGAGTTCCGCGAGCAACGACGAATAACAATGGGAAGAAAACGAGAACTGCTTCGTCGATATTTTTACCGAAGGAGTAAAACGTGCATATGGCTCGATCATCGAGCATTCTTCAGAAGGATTCCTTTGTTTCAGAAGACAGCAACACCGGATTGCACAAACGTAGCATTTACGAGCCCAATGGAATCGTCTGCTCACAAAAAAGAGCACTCTGCATAGCCACCGTCGTTTTCGCGCTACTTTTCGCCATATCACTCATCATTGCCTTCGCGGGACCACAAAATGGTACTtgtattatattcgatatcggaatttgttaattaatgatttttattcataCCGGCTCGTTTTTATAGACTGCCCTTGCGCTGGACAAAGACCAGCCAATATGGAAATCGAAGACGATGAAGAGAGCAACGAGCCTCTCGCGACTAATGGGGAGGTACGAACGATTCTTTGCATTCTAATAATGCCGCATTTTCAATGTTTCCTCTCGAAATCATCATTTTCAACATCCGCAAATATCGCAGttcattaaatgataatattttaatttatgcaCGCGCTCGAAAGTCTCTGACAACAATCGAATGGCCAAGCAAACGATACAGCTTGGCGGGAAATCAATCGCtaggctctctctctctctctctctctctctctctctctctctctctctttctcgtaaagCAAAGTATACGAACACTGCTATTGGTCATGCATATTTTAGTATTAGGGACATGGACAGTGGTATACGTTTGTAATGCTTTATTACGGACAAGACGTGCGTAGTTATAGATAAGCCAAGGCTATAACAATGACTCTTGCAGGTGTTCCCATGGAATAACGTCAGGCTACCTACATTCGTACATCCTACTAGGTATAACATCACCATCCATCCAAATCTTACCACCTTAGAAGTTAAAGGTAAATCttaagaattctttttattatattatttaggatagaaaattattcagtcgatttctatcgttaattattcataACGTCGTTTCGATTTACAGGACAGGTCACGATCGAATTCTACGTCGATAAAGAGACCAATTTTATCGTCTTCCATAGTAACAACTTGACAATAAATGAAAAGGTAAGAACGACGAAATATTTGCGCTCGATATCTACTCGAGAACGAACTTTCccacttatattatttttccgaTCGTTGCCGATTACATTGCAGATGGTCCAAGATCGCAAAGGCCATAGATTGAAAATCGCGAAATTGCTGGAGTACCCGACGCACCAACAATTGTATCTCCAACTGGAAGAGAGCAAATTTCGAAAAAGGGGCAATTACACGGTCCACCTGAGATTCGTTTCAAAGCTGGCGAGTGAACTGGAGGGTTTTTATCTCAGCAGTTACGTCACCGCCGATGGAGAAAAGAGGTCACTCCGAAATTGTAATCATTTTCGATTCGGAAAGCGCTTCGAGGCGATCCTCGTTTCACGTCTTTCATCGTTcgtcaaaattatttaatcgtattgTTTTTGGTTATCAGGTACTTGGCAACGACTCATTTCGAACCCACGTATGCACGATCAGCGTTTCCCTGTTTCGACGAGCCGCAGTTCAAAGCGAAATTCAAGGTCTCCATATTTAGGGATAGATTTCACATAGCGCTCTGCAACATGCCTGTTGTTAATACGGAGGATGCTGGATTTTATATGGGCACCGGTCTTGTAAGTATTCGTCACGATCAAAAATAACCATCGATCGTACCTAAATTTACGTTTCCCGCAGTAAACAAACATTTTTGGAACTGCTAATTACTAATGGCTTATCTCTGTTACAAATTAATCAACGTCTTCATTCGACTCTAATCAAGTGAAAATTCTATGAAATTTCTAGCTTCGAGATGACTTTCAACAATCCGTCGAAATGTCGACTTACTTGGTGGCGTTCGTCGTGTGCGATTTTAAGAGGATTTCCGAGATGACGAAGAGAAACATTTCTGTGAGCGTTTACACAACAGAATCGATGCTTCCTCAAGCGAGATACGCGGTGGATATCGCCACTCGTACGATGGATTACTTTGAGTCTTTCTTTGGAGTACATTATCCACTGCCTAAACAAGGTACAATGATCATTGTGAAACGATCTTATCGTGGGAGAATCGCTGGATTTTCATTCACTCTTGTATCCCTTACAGATTTGATCGCGATACCTGATTTTGGTGCCGGAGCAATGGAGAACTGGGGCCTAATTACTTATCGAGAAACCGCAATACTTTACGATCCCGAAGAAACATCGACTGCTGCACACGAATGGATTGCCGTTATCGTTGCTCACGAATTAGCACACCAATGGTTCGGTAATCTCGTTACGATGAAATGGTGGAACGATCTTTGGCTGAACGAAGGAGCGGCCAGTTTCTTCGAGTACAAAGGAGTCAATCACATTTCGCCGGAATGGAGTATGATGGACCAGTTCATTCTTGACAAAACACAGCCTGCCTTAGATCTCGATGCACTCACCAGTAGTCATCCTATCAACATAAACGTCAACGACCCCAAAGAGATCGAAGCTATCTTCGATATGATCAGCTACAGCAAAGGTGCCTCGATTCTCAACATGCTCGAAGGTTTCCTTTGCGAAGACGTTTTGAAAAGTGGATTAAACGATTATCTCAATAGTCATGCTTACGGAAATGCAGACACCAAAGACCTTTGGGCCGTTTTCACTAAACACGTCAATCGCACGTTTGACGTTAAAGTAAGTGTCGGAAATATTAGGGAATCAGTAATGACGagtttaatatctaataaaatcgaaattattgaCAGGCCATAATGGATACGTGGACTGAACAAATGGGCTTTCCTCTGATCACGATAATCCGTGATGGAAATACCATCACAGCCAGTCAGAAAAGATTTCTCGTCTTgtcgaatgaaaatgatacaGAAACTTCCAATCAAAAATCTCCTTTCAACTACAAATGGTACGTTCCTTTGAGTTACTATACGAACAAG
Coding sequences within:
- the LOC122629654 gene encoding endoplasmic reticulum aminopeptidase 1-like isoform X3; this encodes MSEQDVDDVAFLTEDSNTGLHKRSIYEPNGIVCSQKRALCIATVVFALLFAISLIIAFAGPQNDCPCAGQRPANMEIEDDEESNEPLATNGEVFPWNNVRLPTFVHPTRYNITIHPNLTTLEVKGQVTIEFYVDKETNFIVFHSNNLTINEKMVQDRKGHRLKIAKLLEYPTHQQLYLQLEESKFRKRGNYTVHLRFVSKLASELEGFYLSSYVTADGEKRYLATTHFEPTYARSAFPCFDEPQFKAKFKVSIFRDRFHIALCNMPVVNTEDAGFYMGTGLLRDDFQQSVEMSTYLVAFVVCDFKRISEMTKRNISVSVYTTESMLPQARYAVDIATRTMDYFESFFGVHYPLPKQDLIAIPDFGAGAMENWGLITYRETAILYDPEETSTAAHEWIAVIVAHELAHQWFGNLVTMKWWNDLWLNEGAASFFEYKGVNHISPEWSMMDQFILDKTQPALDLDALTSSHPININVNDPKEIEAIFDMISYSKGASILNMLEGFLCEDVLKSGLNDYLNSHAYGNADTKDLWAVFTKHVNRTFDVKAIMDTWTEQMGFPLITIIRDGNTITASQKRFLVLSNENDTETSNQKSPFNYKWYVPLSYYTNKEPHKLHNIWMNLTDVTFEITSDVEYIKCNINQSGFYRVTYPEDMWMSIITTLHNNHTQFSPADRANLIDDAFTLCEAGELNATIPLELSLYLLNERDYVPWATALRYLHSWKERLAESRAYKRYIEFLKRLLGPVTKYVGWTDEGSHLDKLLRIGVLQSAVSVKLDSVVEPAKTLFNDWMSNSKRVGPNIRDVVYVAGIKFGGEDEWNYCWSVYQKTQVPSEKTLMLQALGATSDPWLLQRYLLRSLDREKVRPQDVETVIGSVATNPEGQFLAWRHLKAYWHDIQALFGNGTLTMGGLITVVTSDFFTEHDYREVSEFFKKVDVGSGKRALEQSLEMIRFNIHWVKNNVDVLDDWLIGYLDVHSC
- the LOC122629654 gene encoding endoplasmic reticulum aminopeptidase 1-like isoform X4; its protein translation is MSEQDVDDVAFLTDSNTGLHKRSIYEPNGIVCSQKRALCIATVVFALLFAISLIIAFAGPQNDCPCAGQRPANMEIEDDEESNEPLATNGEVFPWNNVRLPTFVHPTRYNITIHPNLTTLEVKGQVTIEFYVDKETNFIVFHSNNLTINEKMVQDRKGHRLKIAKLLEYPTHQQLYLQLEESKFRKRGNYTVHLRFVSKLASELEGFYLSSYVTADGEKRYLATTHFEPTYARSAFPCFDEPQFKAKFKVSIFRDRFHIALCNMPVVNTEDAGFYMGTGLLRDDFQQSVEMSTYLVAFVVCDFKRISEMTKRNISVSVYTTESMLPQARYAVDIATRTMDYFESFFGVHYPLPKQDLIAIPDFGAGAMENWGLITYRETAILYDPEETSTAAHEWIAVIVAHELAHQWFGNLVTMKWWNDLWLNEGAASFFEYKGVNHISPEWSMMDQFILDKTQPALDLDALTSSHPININVNDPKEIEAIFDMISYSKGASILNMLEGFLCEDVLKSGLNDYLNSHAYGNADTKDLWAVFTKHVNRTFDVKAIMDTWTEQMGFPLITIIRDGNTITASQKRFLVLSNENDTETSNQKSPFNYKWYVPLSYYTNKEPHKLHNIWMNLTDVTFEITSDVEYIKCNINQSGFYRVTYPEDMWMSIITTLHNNHTQFSPADRANLIDDAFTLCEAGELNATIPLELSLYLLNERDYVPWATALRYLHSWKERLAESRAYKRYIEFLKRLLGPVTKYVGWTDEGSHLDKLLRIGVLQSAVSVKLDSVVEPAKTLFNDWMSNSKRVGPNIRDVVYVAGIKFGGEDEWNYCWSVYQKTQVPSEKTLMLQALGATSDPWLLQRYLLRSLDREKVRPQDVETVIGSVATNPEGQFLAWRHLKAYWHDIQALFGNGTLTMGGLITVVTSDFFTEHDYREVSEFFKKVDVGSGKRALEQSLEMIRFNIHWVKNNVDVLDDWLIGYLDVHSC
- the LOC122629654 gene encoding endoplasmic reticulum aminopeptidase 1-like isoform X1: MPGQTSTRESSEVIRMEPLGRTSSSRSPGQNGTANSTEVPVISEDSNTGLHKRSIYEPNGIVCSQKRALCIATVVFALLFAISLIIAFAGPQNDCPCAGQRPANMEIEDDEESNEPLATNGEVFPWNNVRLPTFVHPTRYNITIHPNLTTLEVKGQVTIEFYVDKETNFIVFHSNNLTINEKMVQDRKGHRLKIAKLLEYPTHQQLYLQLEESKFRKRGNYTVHLRFVSKLASELEGFYLSSYVTADGEKRYLATTHFEPTYARSAFPCFDEPQFKAKFKVSIFRDRFHIALCNMPVVNTEDAGFYMGTGLLRDDFQQSVEMSTYLVAFVVCDFKRISEMTKRNISVSVYTTESMLPQARYAVDIATRTMDYFESFFGVHYPLPKQDLIAIPDFGAGAMENWGLITYRETAILYDPEETSTAAHEWIAVIVAHELAHQWFGNLVTMKWWNDLWLNEGAASFFEYKGVNHISPEWSMMDQFILDKTQPALDLDALTSSHPININVNDPKEIEAIFDMISYSKGASILNMLEGFLCEDVLKSGLNDYLNSHAYGNADTKDLWAVFTKHVNRTFDVKAIMDTWTEQMGFPLITIIRDGNTITASQKRFLVLSNENDTETSNQKSPFNYKWYVPLSYYTNKEPHKLHNIWMNLTDVTFEITSDVEYIKCNINQSGFYRVTYPEDMWMSIITTLHNNHTQFSPADRANLIDDAFTLCEAGELNATIPLELSLYLLNERDYVPWATALRYLHSWKERLAESRAYKRYIEFLKRLLGPVTKYVGWTDEGSHLDKLLRIGVLQSAVSVKLDSVVEPAKTLFNDWMSNSKRVGPNIRDVVYVAGIKFGGEDEWNYCWSVYQKTQVPSEKTLMLQALGATSDPWLLQRYLLRSLDREKVRPQDVETVIGSVATNPEGQFLAWRHLKAYWHDIQALFGNGTLTMGGLITVVTSDFFTEHDYREVSEFFKKVDVGSGKRALEQSLEMIRFNIHWVKNNVDVLDDWLIGYLDVHSC
- the LOC122629654 gene encoding endoplasmic reticulum aminopeptidase 1-like isoform X2, yielding MPGQTSTRESSEVIRMEPLGRTSSSRSPGQNGTANSTEVPVISDSNTGLHKRSIYEPNGIVCSQKRALCIATVVFALLFAISLIIAFAGPQNDCPCAGQRPANMEIEDDEESNEPLATNGEVFPWNNVRLPTFVHPTRYNITIHPNLTTLEVKGQVTIEFYVDKETNFIVFHSNNLTINEKMVQDRKGHRLKIAKLLEYPTHQQLYLQLEESKFRKRGNYTVHLRFVSKLASELEGFYLSSYVTADGEKRYLATTHFEPTYARSAFPCFDEPQFKAKFKVSIFRDRFHIALCNMPVVNTEDAGFYMGTGLLRDDFQQSVEMSTYLVAFVVCDFKRISEMTKRNISVSVYTTESMLPQARYAVDIATRTMDYFESFFGVHYPLPKQDLIAIPDFGAGAMENWGLITYRETAILYDPEETSTAAHEWIAVIVAHELAHQWFGNLVTMKWWNDLWLNEGAASFFEYKGVNHISPEWSMMDQFILDKTQPALDLDALTSSHPININVNDPKEIEAIFDMISYSKGASILNMLEGFLCEDVLKSGLNDYLNSHAYGNADTKDLWAVFTKHVNRTFDVKAIMDTWTEQMGFPLITIIRDGNTITASQKRFLVLSNENDTETSNQKSPFNYKWYVPLSYYTNKEPHKLHNIWMNLTDVTFEITSDVEYIKCNINQSGFYRVTYPEDMWMSIITTLHNNHTQFSPADRANLIDDAFTLCEAGELNATIPLELSLYLLNERDYVPWATALRYLHSWKERLAESRAYKRYIEFLKRLLGPVTKYVGWTDEGSHLDKLLRIGVLQSAVSVKLDSVVEPAKTLFNDWMSNSKRVGPNIRDVVYVAGIKFGGEDEWNYCWSVYQKTQVPSEKTLMLQALGATSDPWLLQRYLLRSLDREKVRPQDVETVIGSVATNPEGQFLAWRHLKAYWHDIQALFGNGTLTMGGLITVVTSDFFTEHDYREVSEFFKKVDVGSGKRALEQSLEMIRFNIHWVKNNVDVLDDWLIGYLDVHSC